The Candidatus Omnitrophota bacterium genomic sequence GAGAGCCTTAAAGGCAAGATATTCAGATGCGCTCACATGGGCGGCATAGATAAAGAGCATACTATAGAGTCGGTAAAGGCGCTTGAGCAGGCATTAATAAAGCTGGGGCATAATTTTAAAACAGGAACAGCCGTGGCGATAGTAGAGAAAGCACTGCGGTAAACTTTTAGATAATAGGGAGAAGGTTATGCCATACAAGGTTCTTATAAGCGATTCGCTTTCCAAGGAGGCTGTAGAGATCCTCGAGAAAGAGAAAGATCTTAAAGTAGACGTTAATACAAAGCTTACGCCCGAGGAGCTCAAGAAAGTCATAAAAGATTATGACGCGCTGTTAGTCCGCTCCAGCACTAAAGTCACAAAAGACGTAATAAACGCTGCGGATAAGCTCAAAATAATCGGTCGCGCAGGGGTAGGATTGGATAATGTCGATGTTGAAGCTGCTTCCAAGAAGGGCATTATTGTAATAAATACTCCCGGCGGTAATACTATATCTACAGCCGAACATACATTCTCGATGATGTTATCGCTTTCCCGCCGCATACCGCAGGCTGACCTATCTATGAAAAAAGGCGAATGGGAAAGAAAGAAATTTATGGGCGTCGAACTCTATGGTAAGGTGCTTGGCATTGTAGGACTTGGAAGAATAGGAACAGAGGTGGCGAAGAGGGCGTTAAGTTTTAATATGAAGGTCGTGGCATATGATCCGTATCTTTCGTTCGAAAAAGCCAAAGAGCTTGGAATAGAATCTTCAGACCTGGATAATCTATTAAAAAAATCCGATTATATTACGGTCCATACACCTCTTACAGATGACACAAGGCATGCTATTTCCGATAAGCAGTTTGAGATGATGAAGAAGGGTGTGAGGATAATAAACTGTGCCAGGGGCGGTATTATAGATGAAGCCGCGCTTATCAAGGCCATAGAATCCGGTAAAGTAGCCGGAGCGGCGATGGATGTATACGAAGAAGAGCCGCCGGCGAAAGATTCGAAACTCTTAAAATTGGACAAAGTTGTTTTAACCCCTCATCTTGGCGCGTCGACCGAGGAGGCGCAGGTCAATGTAGCCATAGATATAGCGAATACGGCCCGCGATATACTTTTGGGCCGCTGCATAAGAAATGCAGTAAATATGCCCTGTGTGGACCCGGAGGTATTTAAGGTTATCGAGCCCTATTTAAAGCTTTCGGAAAAGATAGGTTTGATAACAGCGCAGATAGTTGAAGGCCATATTAAGAAGGTTAAGGTAAGATACGTAGGAGATATATTAAAGTATGATCTTTCGCCCTTTACGGTATCTGTTATGAAGGGTATGCTTACGCCGATATTGCAGGAGACAGTTAATTTTGTAAACGCCCTGGTGATAGCCAAAGAGCGCGGGATAAGCGTAGTTGAATCAAAGACCACGGAAATCCAGGACTTCGCGAGCCTTATAATAGTGGATGTCGAGACAGACAAAGCCAAGAGCATGGTGGCAGGAACTTTGTTTACAAAGACGGACCTGAAGATAGTGAAGGTAAATGAGTTTTGGGTCGACTGCGCACCTGAAGGGAATATGCTATTCGTATTTAACAAGGACGTTCCCGGCATCATAGGAGAGATAGGAACGATATTCGGCAAGAATAATATAAATATAGCCAGTGTCTCGTTTGGAAGAGATGTCAAAGGCGGTAAGGCTGTGAGCGTATGGAATGTCGATAGCGATGTGCCCAAAAAAGTGCTGGACGATATTAGAAATGCTAAGAATATACAGGAAGTGAAGTTAGCAAAATTATAATAATAGAGGGGTGTGATAAATGAAGAAGCAGGGCAAGATTTACATACTTGATGTTACGAACAGAGACGGTGTGCAGACATCCAGGCTGGGTCTGGCAAAACTACAAAAGACGATGATCAATATCTACCTGAATGAAATGGGTGTCGCGCAGTCTGAGTTTGGTTTTCCGGTTACGCGCCATGAAACAAATTATCTTAACGCCAACCTTGAGCTTGCTAAGATGGGTGTGCTAAAGCCTATAGTTTTAAGCGGCTGGATCAGGGCGATAAAAGAAGATGTCGAAAAGGCGTGCAAGATGACGAAGATCGAAAATCTTAACCTTTCGATATCTACATCCGATCAGATGATAGGTGGAAAGTTTCAGGGTAAATATACAAAAGATGATGTTATAAAAGAGATGACGGAAGCCGTACGCACCGCGCGTAAGCTCGGTGTAAAACTTATCGGCGTAAATTCCGAAGACGCCTCAAGGACACGCATAGACTATCTTATAAAATTTGCCAGAGCCGCGAAGAAAGCAGGCGCTGACAGGATCCGCTATTGTGACACGCTTGGGTATGACGACCCATTTTCGATTTATGACAGGATAAAGATCCTGGCAGAGGAAGTTAAACTTCCCATAGAATTGCATTGCCATAATGATCTGGGTATGGCCGTCGCCTGTTCGGTTGCGGGCGCGAAAGCCGCCATAGATGCGGGTGTAAACGCTTATATCAATACCACGGTCAATGGCATGGGCGAAAGAGCGGGTAATGCCGATCTGGTGAGCGTAATACTGGCGATAAAATATTCCAGCGGTCTGCGGGATAAGTATATTTTGGACGAGAGAATAAAGCTCTCCTGCGCATGGAAGATAGCGAAATACGCATCATATGCTTTTGGTG encodes the following:
- a CDS encoding homocitrate synthase, producing the protein MKKQGKIYILDVTNRDGVQTSRLGLAKLQKTMINIYLNEMGVAQSEFGFPVTRHETNYLNANLELAKMGVLKPIVLSGWIRAIKEDVEKACKMTKIENLNLSISTSDQMIGGKFQGKYTKDDVIKEMTEAVRTARKLGVKLIGVNSEDASRTRIDYLIKFARAAKKAGADRIRYCDTLGYDDPFSIYDRIKILAEEVKLPIELHCHNDLGMAVACSVAGAKAAIDAGVNAYINTTVNGMGERAGNADLVSVILAIKYSSGLRDKYILDERIKLSCAWKIAKYASYAFGVPLPINQPGVGANAFAHESGIHADGALKDRRNYELYDFEELGRGEPELIETGRQITAGEYSGIKGFRNVYEKLEIKFKDEKDAAKILELVRYANVHTQRPLTEDELRFIATYPEIARKIFTMTP
- the serA gene encoding phosphoglycerate dehydrogenase produces the protein MPYKVLISDSLSKEAVEILEKEKDLKVDVNTKLTPEELKKVIKDYDALLVRSSTKVTKDVINAADKLKIIGRAGVGLDNVDVEAASKKGIIVINTPGGNTISTAEHTFSMMLSLSRRIPQADLSMKKGEWERKKFMGVELYGKVLGIVGLGRIGTEVAKRALSFNMKVVAYDPYLSFEKAKELGIESSDLDNLLKKSDYITVHTPLTDDTRHAISDKQFEMMKKGVRIINCARGGIIDEAALIKAIESGKVAGAAMDVYEEEPPAKDSKLLKLDKVVLTPHLGASTEEAQVNVAIDIANTARDILLGRCIRNAVNMPCVDPEVFKVIEPYLKLSEKIGLITAQIVEGHIKKVKVRYVGDILKYDLSPFTVSVMKGMLTPILQETVNFVNALVIAKERGISVVESKTTEIQDFASLIIVDVETDKAKSMVAGTLFTKTDLKIVKVNEFWVDCAPEGNMLFVFNKDVPGIIGEIGTIFGKNNINIASVSFGRDVKGGKAVSVWNVDSDVPKKVLDDIRNAKNIQEVKLAKL